The nucleotide sequence AACTTCCAGATAACGTCTAAGTGCTCTCTAAATATGCTGTAATGCTGCTTTAAATGCCTATTAAATGAGgaactaaaatattttccaggGTCTTGAGCATTTGATGTTCAGCCTGAACTTGGGTCAAATCCAATTCGATCCCTCGCACACGATCGATCAGCATCGACCTCAGGGATACTCGAACGAGATGCCGCATGCCACAAATGTAACGTATTACTTTGAGCCGACACGAGTCAATGCCACCGATGAGGAAGCTTTGGAGCTGCAAATCTCTCCTCGTGGCAATCACTCAAATTCACAGTCGGAGGCCGAGGTTCCGGAGTTCCTAGAAATTCATGACCCCAAGCACCGACATCCGAGGGAGAGTTCTGGTGAGTGGCGtcgtttaatatttaatgaagATGTGCACCAGTCTTATCTTAATGGTCGGGGATTTCGCACTTTATTTCCAACCGTATTACTGTATGTATTTGCCGACCATCAGCTATGACTGATAATACCTAAGCTACGCCAGGATAGACAACATGGTCATAAATCTTAGgataatttgttttaacacTTATTCCGGTTCTCCAGAATCCACCAGGTCTGAGAAATTCCAAAAAATACGCGGATTGAAGCTCACTTGACTGGCAGTTAATAACAAGCATATATACATGATAAAACACCAGCCACCTGTGGCACAATACAAAATTGAGCCCGGCAgaagtatagtatatatatatagtataaatAGATGAAGCCCTCGACTTGACTCGACTCTTTCCATCAATTGGCCGATTTCCAAGTGCAAGGCGACCGGCGACTGCGGTCTATCATCAATTCAATTATGCCATCCCATCCTCCATCCCATCTCATTTGGTTGATAGGAAGTTCCGTCTGTGATCGTGGCCTTGTCGCATAAATTATCATTACCATGTATGTGCGTATATATACTTAGTATCAGATGCGTTTTTCTTTCTCCTTTTGGGCCGTAAATGTAGCCGTAAATCAACAGGTAGGAAAGATCATTGTCAGCAGGCGACGAAAACAGGGCGATAGCACGATAAACGGACGCATTATGGATGCGGAAAtccaaaagaaaacaacaattgaacggattcagatacagatacagatacaaaacgAGAAACAAACAGGCCTCAATCGCTTCgcttgttatttatttttgttggctAAGCCTTACAGTTTTAATTGAAGTGCACACAATCATTACAACGTTGTCCCATATAAAGTTAACACTAAACAGCCGACTGGATTAATGGCAAGTTTGCACATGCGAATTGGATAACAATCGACTGCTGAGAGAGGGCAACGTGTCGGAGTCGAAGAAATACGTTTGCTATTTCCATAGAATGAGTGTAAACAtgggaaaaagaaaattccCCATACCTAGCATTATAAACAAAGTGCTTAAAAGGTTTAAATTAGAACAAACAGTTGCTGCTCATAATGTGAACCCAGCCAGCGCTATATAGTAATGCATAACGTATAGATTAAATTGCAAACTGCAGAAATCACAAGTAATTCACATGCAACAAGAATTACTCAATGCAGTCCCAAGGTGCTTATTCCTTAGACTTTTACCTTAAACAGGAAATATTTTCTCTGGTTCTTAAAATTACATTACTTttacactttttattttcagaACCTGTTGCCGCTTGCTTATCACCGAAGTCTTTACTTTCCCTCATCGTGAACCACAACGATCTCCACAAAAACATTGCCTACCGCAAGCTGCTCATTAAGAATGACGTTAGCTCAACTGATGGCGTCCACAATTCTGAAGAGGAATACAACGAATTCATCAACTCGGTGCGGATCACTCCGCGAGCTTTTATGAAACTCTGTCCAGCTCTATTAGCCCAGATCGATAATGGAGTTTGCAAGCAACCAGCTGTACGATCAGTAAACCTTAACGATAAGAACCAGAAGATATGGTACGGTAGGTATCTATAATTAACACTTTGTTATACAAGATAACTTACCTATATCGATTTAGCTTGGATCTATGCCAGCATCACTATGCTTATACTGTCCGCTTGCGGATTGCTGGGCATTCTTCTGGTTCCTTTGATGAAGTCGGCTGCCTATCAGGAAATTCTCAAGTTCCTAGTTTCCATCGCTGTGGGCACTTTAGCTGGCGATGCCCTGATGCACTTGCTCCCCCATGCCCTTTTCAAGGAGGAAAAGCACGAGGAGGAAGTCACTGGTATCAATCCCTTGGAATCTGATCACAAACATAGCAATGAGGCGGCTCTGCTATGTGGTTGTACTTTCCTGGCTGCTCTATTCATGTATATGCTGGAGAACCTGATTCCGCTGCTAAAGGGCGGTAAGCCGGGTCATGGACATAGCCACGGACATGGTCACAGCCACGGCCGCAGTCATGGACATATGGAGAAGCCAGCTGCAAAGGATGCTATTGATCTGCCACCTCCTCGAGAGCTCAATGTGATGTTGCAGGAGGCCAAGCTGGATGAGAAGACCCCCGATCGACCGCTCACCCCAGTAGCCTTCATGGTAATCATCGGAGATGGCTTGCACAATCTGACCGATGGTCTGGCCATAGGTGCAGCCTTCGCAAGTGATCCGGTCACTGGATTTGCTACCGCCTTTGCCGTTCTCTGCCATGAGTTGCCACACGAACTGGGCGACTTTGCTCTGTTGCTGCAAACAGGTGTCTCCATGCGAAGAGCCGTCTATATGAACATTGTTAGCTCAGTTCTTAGCTTTGTGGGCATGTCGGTGGGTCTCTTTATTGCTGGAATTGGAGACGGCATGACCCAATGGATTTATGCAGCCACCGCTGGTTCCTTCCTGTATATTGCTTTTGCCGATCTGGTGCCCACAATGAGTGTGGCCCACAATCCGGAAAAGGCCAAAGATCCAAAGGgtataataatacaaatttttgGTATCCTTCTGGGTGGACTGATAATGTTGGCTATTGCCCTCAATGAACACGATTTAGAGGGCCTGTTCAAGAGCTTTTAAAGAATAGCTCTGAGTCTCAAACAGCTTTgttaattttgttttcttattgTAGATAGTAGTTTAAGAATATGTTTCTGTGGAATCTCTGATTCTCTTGCTTCTTTAAGCATGCCTTACTTGTTAGAGATGAAATCGTTACCAAATGTTAGTCTGTGGTCAGCTTTATGTATGATTTAAACAGCACCTTCCTTAGTGTTATTGAaactttaatattaaaatataaatgtttttaaagagacaattaaaataaaagaactgTGAGCAAAAAAGAGAAACCCTAGCATTGGCAATTAAAAGAATATAGAATCATTAAATCGTAAAATAAGACCAAAGTGTTCTTTTATATAAATTCTGCCTTACGAATGCTAAATCTATAAATAATAAGAGCTATCCAGAATTTCATTCCATAAGATAATTAGCTTGTAAGTTAAAATGGTAAAAGCAGAATTTTGTTTGCTCATATCCTTTTAAAGACGGATTTTCTTTGTTATAACAAATTAGGACGCTCTTTAATGATTTACTTTTTTAACACTTACAGTatagttttaaatattaaagaacGTTTTAAGATaattgcagttgttgttgttcctcaAATGGTTCATTGGGCAGTCGTGCGGGGCTCTAAAATGTGTTTTAAATTTGTGACACAGCTCTTTATCGAAAAACGTCGAGATATACTCACAGGTTTCTTAGAACGCTCCTCCAATACACCAAATGCAACATGATTCAGTTGGAAGCCAGACGGCAGTGCAACGCCCTGAATGCGATAGAAAGCACCAGAGGGACCCTCCTCCGCAACTTTGTGGGCAGCCGAGATGACGCATTTCCCCAAAAAGCTGGTAGACGCCACCATTGGACCGCGTGAGATGTCGATATGATCACCCAGGCGATACAAGGTGACCCTTCCATTGGTCTGCTGCGAGATGCTGGGCAACTGTTCGCTCTTATACTTGGAATCCTTGAACATCTCCTGGGCCAGATCCTGTTGGACGTCCAAACGCTCGATGCGCAGATCCTGAGCAGCCAGTTTAACCATCTCTGCCGAAAGGGCGCGCATCTCTTCTTTTCCTGGCTCCCAGTTCTGGGTTTGGAGCACAATGTCGTGTACGAAGCTACCTGATTTGACTGTGAAATGTAATAGgagtaattttataatttgtctCGCTTATAGAATATTCCAGACAGTATTAGTTTTAAGATATATATCTATGAAATTTTCATCCAATTAAAAGGGGGAAAGACGAAACctagtaaaaaaaatatcctaATCTTAAATCCTAAAAAGTGATTCTGCTTACTATTGGGTCCAGGAAAGCTGTGGAGCTGAAGATTGGCCTCCGGCTTGAAAGCGCGGTTCAAGGCGGCTCCCAACATAAAGCTGCAAGTGCGCCAGAATGCTCTAAAAGTAAACAACATAAGCAAGTTTAATATAAATGCCATATTATAAATAGTATAGCACTCACTTGTTGACCACATGTGGCTCGGAAACATGGAAGTTAAGCAGCTGCAGAGTACAGGATTCCTGCAAGGGTCTGTGCATATCCCAGGGAACACTGCCGTCGATCAAGGCCAGTGCCGATCGCTTACAGTGCCCCTCACTCAGATGCTGGGCGCAATTGAAGGGCGTTGAGATGTTGCCGTTCATCACCAGAGTGACATCCTCGGGAAGTCCCAGATACCGCACCTCGATCTTATCGATTCGACCCACTGCATCCCGTTGACGGCGCTGCTCCTGGTTGAACAGGTCATTCCGCTTGGCTAACGATGCAGAACTGCCACTAAAGTTGGCTGTAGGGATAATTAATAAGTTAAAAGACATATTTTATAGTACAGTttcaacaaattgaatttaaattatggTTGACTATCTAAAATAATAACTGGGATCTATAGAAATTCTAGCGATTTTTCCGCCAAGACATCAACGAACTGCCATCACTAGCCGAAGAGCTCCGCGGAACGTGAATGACTGCCGGCATTATGTAAACCACTTCCTCCATCTTTGGTCAATAAAAGGACTCCTAATTAGTGTTACTTACCCTTAGTTCTGTATTGTTGAAGCTGCCGCAGGGCGCACCAGCTTGTTTTATGTAATTTGGTGGCCGCAGACATGGTAAATTACCAAAATACTCTTCAGGGATGCAGTTCACAAAAGTGATGGTACTATGCCAAGATGGTCAGGTGGAAACAGTATATCGATATTTTTCAAACATGACTATTCGCTTACAAAAGATAAGGGGCCTTCCTAAGCACTTATTGCATGTATACTGCGGGGAATATTTCCAAacattaaaaagttttaaaattatacaatgcaacattaaaatattaaaataatacaacaTTGAATAATTTAAGTTACATAAGTCAAATTATTAATAACGtcaaattattaataatttatttcttcaATACTATCGCTCTAGTTGAGTCCATGAATATATATCGATACAATATCGATTGTACTTCCAGCTCTAGCAAgcatttaacaattttgtttgtcatCGCGCTCGGCAGAATTAAAACCTTAGTTTTCCTTGCTAATATAGTTGAAttgaagaatatatataatggATTTGGATAACGCACGCGATCTGCCCCGCGCTGGTTTCAATTTCGACAACTGCAAGCGGTAAGAATCGTCCAAGTTGTTCAGCAATACCCCATCGGCTTTTATTAATTGgtgttttatttgctttcaGCAATGCAACTCTTTTGAATCGAGGCTTCAAGCCACCGACCACCACCAAGACGGGAACCACAATCGTTGGCATCATCTACAAGGATGGTGTTATTCTGGGCGCCGATACGCGAGCCACCGAGGGACCCATTGTCTCGGACAAGAACTGCGCCAAGATCCATTACCTGGCCAAAAACATATAGTAAGTCCACCGACGGTATGCGCCTTTAAGTGCACAGGGAACCTAATAATACTATAAGAGGGATTACGGTATTTTTTCCTGCATTTCAAATGTGGGCCTATTTCCTTGTCCTCGCCGGCTTAGATCAATTTGTCTCCAATTTTAAGGGGCCCGTGTTTTAAGTTGAGGATCTTAGGGTGTAGCTTATGTTGCTctaacttaaaaatatgtgTACTTTCTAACATGCAAGTATCTCCCAATACCTAACGAAAATATTTACCTTCAGCTGCTGTGGAGCTGGAACCGCTGCGGACACTGAGATGACTACGGAT is from Drosophila melanogaster chromosome 3L and encodes:
- the Zip71B gene encoding Zinc/iron regulated transporter-related protein 71B, isoform C; protein product: MAQKQVLVLNLFCLGSLFFKTVPASTEYNKYVAQIFQKYGNGGTINFEGLEHLMFSLNLGQIQFDPSHTIDQHRPQGYSNEMPHATNVTYYFEPTRVNATDEEALELQISPRGNHSNSQSEAEVPEFLEIHDPKHRHPRESSEPVAACLSPKSLLSLIVNHNDLHKNIAYRKLLIKNDVSSTDGVHNSEEEYNEFINSVRITPRAFMKLCPALLAQIDNGVCKQPAVRSVNLNDKNQKIWYAWIYASITMLILSACGLLGILLVPLMKSAAYQEILKFLVSIAVGTLAGDALMHLLPHALFKEEKHEEEVTGINPLESDHKHSNEAALLCGCTFLAALFMYMLENLIPLLKGGKPGHGHSHGHGHSHGRSHGHMEKPAAKDAIDLPPPRELNVMLQEAKLDEKTPDRPLTPVAFMVIIGDGLHNLTDGLAIGAAFASDPVTGFATAFAVLCHELPHELGDFALLLQTGVSMRRAVYMNIVSSVLSFVGMSVGLFIAGIGDGMTQWIYAATAGSFLYIAFADLVPTMSVAHNPEKAKDPKGIIIQIFGILLGGLIMLAIALNEHDLEGLFKSF
- the mRpL39 gene encoding mitochondrial ribosomal protein L39, translated to MSAATKLHKTSWCALRQLQQYRTKANFSGSSASLAKRNDLFNQEQRRQRDAVGRIDKIEVRYLGLPEDVTLVMNGNISTPFNCAQHLSEGHCKRSALALIDGSVPWDMHRPLQESCTLQLLNFHVSEPHVVNKAFWRTCSFMLGAALNRAFKPEANLQLHSFPGPNIKSGSFVHDIVLQTQNWEPGKEEMRALSAEMVKLAAQDLRIERLDVQQDLAQEMFKDSKYKSEQLPSISQQTNGRVTLYRLGDHIDISRGPMVASTSFLGKCVISAAHKVAEEGPSGAFYRIQGVALPSGFQLNHVAFGVLEERSKKPSPARLPNEPFEEQQQLQLS